The following proteins are co-located in the Myxocyprinus asiaticus isolate MX2 ecotype Aquarium Trade chromosome 44, UBuf_Myxa_2, whole genome shotgun sequence genome:
- the LOC127434678 gene encoding acyl-CoA-binding domain-containing protein 5A-like isoform X1: MMEGDSKPVYELRFNAAVKVIQSLPSNGSFQPSNDMMLKFYSYYKQATQGPCNIPRPGFWDPVGKAKWDAWNSLGEMPKEEAMTAYVDDLKLILESMPVTNEVEELLLVIGPFYELVEEKKKITQVSDLSTGFGSMLTSPPKSVTKSIIRTMEMNGSLNSYPVKISEPPKTKSVGLEDREDDNEEEEERDEEEEVKEVKKAPQPKKRASAGRLKGHVSNGSIRQHKVISNGTHKSDQNEQESEEESESINHNGEIVEVNGLIKDVSSSHVASDSDSEVYCDSVDQFGVEEGSDMHIKHSLDAAEESHSTLSSTEEVVSEDLLGREEGVQHGGEDERSSRGGSQRQNITVNRSDSSVVRRGSRSPAFGSRSTRPQQGSGGDGERWGNDGAAMENLNEQIICALARLQDDMQSVLERLHTLEALTASQARSLALPSDYLSPPANKTKKKPSWWPFNVSPGTVAFAVIWPFVVQWLIRLYLQRRRRKIN; this comes from the exons ATGATGGAGGGTGACAGCAAACCTGTCTACGAGCTGAGGTTCAATGCTGCTGTCAAAGTGATCCAAAGTTTACCTTCAAACG gGTCATTTCAACCATCCAATGACATGATGCTGAAATTTTATAGCTACTACAAGCAAGCAACACAAGGCCCATGCAACATTCCCCGGCCAGGATTCTGGGATCCCGTTGGTAAAGCCAAATG GGATGCATGGAATTCTCTTGGTGAAATGCCAAAGGAGGAGGCCATGACCGCCTATGTGGATGATTTGAAACTg ATCCTGGAAAGCATGCCTGTGACGAACGAGGTGGAGGAGCTCCTGCTGGTTATCGGACCGTTCTATGAGCTCGTAGAGGAGAAGAAGAAGATAACGCAAGTGTCAGATTTGAGCACAG GCTTTGGGAGCATGCTGACATCACCACCCAAAAGTGTCACTAAAAGCATCATCAGGACGATGGAGATGAATGGCAGTCTGAACAGTTACCCCGTCAAAATATCTGAGCCTCCAAAAACTAAATCAGTAGGGCTGGAAGACAGAGAAGATGataatgaggaggaggaggagagagatgAAGAAGAGGAAGTTAAAGAGGTGAAAAAAG CCCCACAACCTAAGAAAAGGGCTTCAGCAGGGAGGCTTAAAGGACATGTATCTAATGGCAGTATCAGGCAACATAAAGTCATATCCAATGGAACACATAAGTCTGATCAGAATGAGCAAGAGTCTGAGGAGGAGTCTGAAAGCATTAACCACAATGGAGAGATCGTAGAGGTCAATGGACTCATCAAAG ATGTGTCCAGTTCCCATGTGGCAAGTGACTCAGACAGTGAGGTGTACTGTGACTCTGTGGACCAGTTTGGTGTAGAGGAG GGCTCTGACATGCACATAAAGCACTCACTGGACGCGGCCGAGGAGAGCCACAGCACACTGTCCTCCACAGAGGAGGTGGTATCAGAGGATCTGCTGGGACGGGAGGAGGGTGTACAGCACGGAGGAGAAGATGAGAGGAGCAGCAGAGGAGGGTCACAGAGACAGAACATTACTGTTAACAGAAGTGACAGTTCTGTGGTCAGGAGAG GGTCCAGGTCACCTGCCTTTGGCTCCAGGTCAACGAGACCGCAGCAGGGCAGTGGGGGAGATGGGGAGCGCTGGGGAAATGATGGAGCTGCAATGGAAAATCTCAATGAACAGATCATCTGCGCTCTGGCCAGACTGCAAGATGACATGCAGAGTGTATTAGAGAGACTACACACGCTAGAAGCTCTCACAGCCTCTCAG GCAAGATCCTTAGCCCTGCCATCTGACTACCTATCACCACCTGCAAATAAAACTAAGAAG AAGCCATCCTGGTGGCCGTTTAATGTTTCTCCTGGAACTGTGGCTTTTGCTGTTATCTGGCCGTTTGTGGTGCAGTGGCTCATTCGACTTTATCTGCAGCGCAGGAGAAG AAAAATCAACTGA
- the LOC127434678 gene encoding acyl-CoA-binding domain-containing protein 5A-like isoform X2, whose translation MQHSPARILGSRWDAWNSLGEMPKEEAMTAYVDDLKLILESMPVTNEVEELLLVIGPFYELVEEKKKITQVSDLSTGFGSMLTSPPKSVTKSIIRTMEMNGSLNSYPVKISEPPKTKSVGLEDREDDNEEEEERDEEEEVKEVKKAPQPKKRASAGRLKGHVSNGSIRQHKVISNGTHKSDQNEQESEEESESINHNGEIVEVNGLIKDVSSSHVASDSDSEVYCDSVDQFGVEEGSDMHIKHSLDAAEESHSTLSSTEEVVSEDLLGREEGVQHGGEDERSSRGGSQRQNITVNRSDSSVVRRGSRSPAFGSRSTRPQQGSGGDGERWGNDGAAMENLNEQIICALARLQDDMQSVLERLHTLEALTASQARSLALPSDYLSPPANKTKKKPSWWPFNVSPGTVAFAVIWPFVVQWLIRLYLQRRRRKIN comes from the exons ATGCAACATTCCCCGGCCAGGATTCTGGGATCCCGTTG GGATGCATGGAATTCTCTTGGTGAAATGCCAAAGGAGGAGGCCATGACCGCCTATGTGGATGATTTGAAACTg ATCCTGGAAAGCATGCCTGTGACGAACGAGGTGGAGGAGCTCCTGCTGGTTATCGGACCGTTCTATGAGCTCGTAGAGGAGAAGAAGAAGATAACGCAAGTGTCAGATTTGAGCACAG GCTTTGGGAGCATGCTGACATCACCACCCAAAAGTGTCACTAAAAGCATCATCAGGACGATGGAGATGAATGGCAGTCTGAACAGTTACCCCGTCAAAATATCTGAGCCTCCAAAAACTAAATCAGTAGGGCTGGAAGACAGAGAAGATGataatgaggaggaggaggagagagatgAAGAAGAGGAAGTTAAAGAGGTGAAAAAAG CCCCACAACCTAAGAAAAGGGCTTCAGCAGGGAGGCTTAAAGGACATGTATCTAATGGCAGTATCAGGCAACATAAAGTCATATCCAATGGAACACATAAGTCTGATCAGAATGAGCAAGAGTCTGAGGAGGAGTCTGAAAGCATTAACCACAATGGAGAGATCGTAGAGGTCAATGGACTCATCAAAG ATGTGTCCAGTTCCCATGTGGCAAGTGACTCAGACAGTGAGGTGTACTGTGACTCTGTGGACCAGTTTGGTGTAGAGGAG GGCTCTGACATGCACATAAAGCACTCACTGGACGCGGCCGAGGAGAGCCACAGCACACTGTCCTCCACAGAGGAGGTGGTATCAGAGGATCTGCTGGGACGGGAGGAGGGTGTACAGCACGGAGGAGAAGATGAGAGGAGCAGCAGAGGAGGGTCACAGAGACAGAACATTACTGTTAACAGAAGTGACAGTTCTGTGGTCAGGAGAG GGTCCAGGTCACCTGCCTTTGGCTCCAGGTCAACGAGACCGCAGCAGGGCAGTGGGGGAGATGGGGAGCGCTGGGGAAATGATGGAGCTGCAATGGAAAATCTCAATGAACAGATCATCTGCGCTCTGGCCAGACTGCAAGATGACATGCAGAGTGTATTAGAGAGACTACACACGCTAGAAGCTCTCACAGCCTCTCAG GCAAGATCCTTAGCCCTGCCATCTGACTACCTATCACCACCTGCAAATAAAACTAAGAAG AAGCCATCCTGGTGGCCGTTTAATGTTTCTCCTGGAACTGTGGCTTTTGCTGTTATCTGGCCGTTTGTGGTGCAGTGGCTCATTCGACTTTATCTGCAGCGCAGGAGAAG AAAAATCAACTGA